One genomic region from Strix uralensis isolate ZFMK-TIS-50842 chromosome 5, bStrUra1, whole genome shotgun sequence encodes:
- the DNAJB9 gene encoding dnaJ homolog subfamily B member 9, producing the protein MATTQSVFTFALCILMITELILATESYYDILGVPKNASDRQIKKAFHKLAMKYHPDKNKSPGAEAKFREIAEAYETLSDENKRREYDQFGRHGGQGNNGSPFHQSFNFNFDDLFKDFDLFSQNSRSKKHFENHFRSHREAHNRQRRSFQEFSFGGGLFDDVFENMEKMFSFSDFENAHRHAVRTDARFHGSSKHCRTVTQRRGNMVTTYTDCSGQ; encoded by the exons ATGGCAACTACACAATCTGTCTTCACATTTGCTCTCTGCATTTTAATGATAACTGAATTAATACTGGCTACAGAGAGCTATTATGATATCTTAGGAGTTCCAAAAAATGCATCTGACCGCCAGATCAAGAAGGCATTTCACAAGCTGGCTATGAAATACCACCCAGACAAAAATAAGAGTCCTGGTGCAGAAGCAAAATTTAGAGAAATTGCTGAAG caTATGAAACATTATCAGATGAGAATAAACGAAGAGAATATGATCAGTTTGGCCGTCATGGAGGACAAGGAAATAATGGAAGCCCGTTCCATCAGTCATTTAATTTCAACTTTGATGATCTGTTCAAAGACTTTGACCTCTTTAGTCAAAACTCACGGTCcaaaaaacactttgaaaatcaCTTCCGAAGTCATCGGGAAGCTCACAATCGGCAAAGACGTTCTTTCCAAGAGTTCTCCTTTGGAGGTGGACTGTTTGATGATGTGtttgaaaatatggaaaaaatgttttcgTTTAGTGACTTCGAAAATGCACACCGACATGCAGTGCGAACTGATGCCAGGTTTCATGGATCCAGCAAGCACTGTAGGACTGTCACTCAGAGACGAGGAAACATGGTTACCACCTATACAGACTGTTCTGGAcaataa